The following are encoded in a window of Actinomycetes bacterium genomic DNA:
- a CDS encoding ABC transporter permease subunit: protein MNVLVVARWTVLEARRRKLLLAGVVLSAAFVVLFALGFTLFYHLEERGLVNAQAQVTDPTSMGGMVGAREQLLVLSSALVILGLYGVQFLAALLGLFLGVASVSPEVDSGALHAVLARPLSRLDYLLGRFLALAGMLTAYVVVMSGSLLLTARIVAGYEAGDTTRAVGLMILQVLVLLAVSLLGSIVLPTLANGVVMLALFGLAWLGGIIEFIGTVPPGNDLMVNLGTAVSLLLPADAVWRGASYHVMPPSLLVASSFVDQGGAGLPFASTAPMAPTMLAWALAYPAACIGLAVASFRRRDL from the coding sequence GTGAACGTGCTGGTCGTCGCCCGCTGGACCGTGCTGGAGGCCCGGCGCCGCAAGCTGCTCCTTGCCGGCGTCGTGCTCAGCGCCGCCTTCGTCGTCCTGTTCGCGCTCGGGTTCACCCTGTTCTACCACCTCGAGGAGCGAGGCCTGGTCAACGCCCAAGCCCAGGTCACCGACCCGACCAGCATGGGCGGCATGGTCGGCGCGCGCGAGCAGCTCCTGGTCCTGTCGAGTGCCCTTGTGATCCTCGGGCTCTACGGAGTCCAGTTCCTCGCCGCGCTGCTGGGCCTGTTCCTCGGGGTCGCCTCGGTCTCGCCGGAGGTCGACTCCGGCGCGCTCCACGCCGTGCTCGCCCGCCCGCTCAGCCGCCTCGACTACCTCCTTGGCCGCTTCCTCGCCCTCGCGGGCATGCTCACGGCCTACGTCGTGGTGATGAGCGGCTCGCTGCTGCTGACCGCCCGGATCGTCGCCGGCTACGAGGCCGGAGACACCACCCGGGCGGTGGGCCTCATGATCCTCCAGGTGCTCGTCCTGCTCGCCGTGAGCCTGCTCGGCAGCATCGTCCTGCCGACGCTCGCCAACGGGGTGGTCATGCTGGCGCTGTTCGGGCTGGCGTGGCTCGGGGGGATCATCGAGTTCATCGGCACGGTCCCTCCGGGCAACGACCTGATGGTCAACCTGGGCACCGCCGTGAGCCTGCTGCTGCCGGCCGACGCGGTCTGGCGCGGGGCCTCCTACCACGTGATGCCGCCGAGCCTCCTGGTCGCCAGCTCGTTCGTGGACCAGGGCGGCGCGGGGCTGCCGTTCGCGTCCACCGCGCCGATGGCACCGACCATGCTGGCCTGGGCGCTCGCGTACCCGGCAGCCTGCATCGGCCTCGCCGTGGCCTCGTTCCGGCGCCGGGACCTGTGA
- a CDS encoding ABC transporter ATP-binding protein produces MSRTASAEQAEPTAGTGQPVPAVAASALHKAFGRRVALHDLTLQVGAGEVFGFLGPNGAGKTTAMKILLGLVHPTGGHALVFGRPPTDPAARRRLGYLPEHFRFQEWATGEELLHFHGRLSGLGAAERAERIPEVLERVGLAGRGGERVRRYSKGMTQRLGLALAIMHRPDLVLLDEPTSALDPVGRRDVRELVRELAAGGVTVFLNSHLLTEVEAVCDRVAIVNQGRVIASGPLDDLAGAATQLRLLLDRVDRDLLALVGRYGDVARVEGTAVTLAVETLDVAPDLATVLVGSGYRLYGLVPVQRSLEDVFVDLVGEVRER; encoded by the coding sequence GTGTCGCGGACAGCCTCGGCTGAGCAGGCGGAGCCGACCGCCGGGACCGGGCAGCCGGTCCCGGCGGTCGCCGCGTCCGCCTTGCACAAGGCCTTCGGCCGCCGGGTCGCCCTCCACGACCTGACCCTTCAGGTCGGCGCCGGGGAGGTCTTCGGCTTCCTCGGCCCCAACGGCGCCGGCAAGACCACCGCCATGAAGATCCTGCTGGGGCTGGTCCATCCCACCGGCGGCCACGCGCTGGTGTTCGGCCGTCCGCCGACCGACCCGGCCGCCCGCCGCCGCCTCGGCTACCTCCCCGAGCACTTCCGCTTCCAGGAGTGGGCGACGGGCGAGGAGCTGCTCCACTTCCACGGCCGCCTGAGTGGGCTGGGCGCCGCCGAGCGGGCCGAGCGCATCCCCGAGGTGCTGGAGCGGGTCGGGCTCGCCGGGCGGGGCGGCGAGCGCGTCCGCCGCTACTCCAAGGGGATGACCCAGCGGCTCGGCCTCGCCCTCGCGATCATGCACCGGCCCGACCTCGTCCTGCTCGACGAGCCGACCTCCGCACTGGACCCGGTCGGCCGCCGCGACGTGCGGGAGCTGGTCCGGGAGCTGGCCGCCGGCGGGGTCACGGTGTTCCTCAACTCCCACCTGCTCACCGAGGTCGAGGCGGTGTGCGACCGGGTGGCCATCGTCAACCAGGGCCGGGTGATCGCGAGCGGGCCGCTCGACGACCTCGCCGGGGCCGCGACCCAGCTCCGGCTCCTGCTCGACCGCGTCGACCGGGACCTGCTCGCGCTCGTGGGCCGGTACGGTGACGTCGCACGGGTCGAGGGCACCGCCGTCACCCTCGCCGTCGAGACCCTCGACGTCGCGCCCGACCTGGCCACGGTGCTGGTCGGGTCGGGCTACCGGCTGTACGGGCTGGTCCCGGTGCAGCGGTCGCTGGAGGACGTCTTCGTGGACCTGGTCGGGGAGGTGCGGGAGCGGTGA
- the pilO gene encoding type 4a pilus biogenesis protein PilO → MTRRRELILVAVVALLAVATGYLLLVRPVLGRTAAARADEQRAASQGQVLRSQIGALQDVKANAAPLQARAKAARGMFPPRPALPDLVDALQKVADQSGVELVSVQPAAPALSTANPALAEITTGVVVTGGYFQVEDFLARLEGLVKGSGAGPGIPPRSVLVRSVSLSSTGSGAAGAGAASQPPATSGTDSDQLTGNISLVAFQAVTSPATPAAATSAPTSTPPSTVAAGQAPRPSGPAPAGGAQRR, encoded by the coding sequence ATGACCCGCCGTCGGGAGCTGATCCTCGTCGCCGTGGTGGCGCTGCTGGCCGTCGCCACCGGGTACCTGCTGCTCGTCCGGCCGGTGCTGGGCCGGACGGCCGCCGCCCGGGCGGACGAGCAGCGCGCGGCCAGCCAGGGTCAGGTCCTGCGGAGCCAGATCGGCGCGCTCCAGGACGTCAAGGCCAACGCGGCGCCGCTGCAGGCGCGGGCGAAGGCGGCGCGAGGCATGTTCCCGCCTCGCCCCGCCCTGCCCGACCTGGTCGACGCGTTGCAGAAGGTCGCCGACCAGTCGGGCGTCGAGCTCGTCTCGGTCCAGCCGGCTGCCCCGGCGCTGTCCACCGCCAACCCCGCCCTGGCCGAGATCACCACCGGCGTGGTCGTGACCGGGGGGTACTTCCAGGTCGAGGACTTCCTGGCGCGGCTCGAGGGGCTGGTCAAGGGCTCCGGGGCCGGCCCGGGGATCCCGCCCCGCTCGGTCCTGGTGCGCTCGGTCAGCCTCTCGAGCACAGGCTCCGGGGCCGCCGGCGCCGGCGCCGCGAGCCAGCCGCCGGCAACCAGTGGGACCGACTCCGACCAGCTCACCGGCAACATCAGCCTGGTCGCCTTCCAGGCGGTGACGTCGCCGGCCACGCCGGCCGCCGCGACCTCGGCGCCGACGTCCACCCCGCCGTCGACCGTCGCCGCCGGCCAGGCACCCCGGCCGTCCGGGCCGGCGCCGGCCGGCGGCGCCCAGAGGAGGTAG
- the aroC gene encoding chorismate synthase: protein MLRYLTAGESHGQALVAILEGMPAGVPVTTKAIAAELARRRLGYGRGARMRFEQDRLEVLGGLRHGRTIGSPVAVLIGNTEWPKWTEVMAPDPVADPEAAATGRGVPLTRPRPGHADLAGMQKYGFGEARPVLERASARETAARVAVGAVARALLAEVGMDVLSHVVRLGPVEADPAALPVPGDAERVDASEVRCLDPAASEQMTAAVDAAKAAGDTLGGVFEVVAYGLPPGLGSYVHWDRKLDARLAAALMSVQAIKGVEVGDGFATAARPGSAAHDEIVPGPWRPARRTGRSGGIEGGMSTGGTLRLRAAMKPLSTLVRALDTVDVATGAPARAVVQRSDVTAVPAAAVVGEAVVALVLADALLEKTGGDSLDEVRRNLDTYLAGLARGDAPGGEHR, encoded by the coding sequence ATGCTCCGCTACCTGACCGCAGGCGAGTCCCACGGCCAGGCGCTCGTTGCCATCCTCGAGGGCATGCCGGCCGGCGTCCCCGTCACCACCAAGGCCATCGCCGCCGAGCTGGCCCGGCGCCGGCTCGGCTACGGCCGGGGCGCGCGCATGCGCTTCGAGCAGGACCGTCTGGAGGTCCTCGGCGGCCTGCGGCACGGTCGCACCATCGGCTCCCCGGTGGCGGTGCTGATCGGCAACACCGAGTGGCCCAAGTGGACCGAGGTGATGGCGCCCGACCCGGTCGCCGACCCGGAGGCGGCCGCGACCGGCCGCGGAGTGCCGCTCACCCGGCCCCGGCCCGGCCACGCCGACCTGGCCGGCATGCAGAAGTACGGCTTCGGCGAGGCCCGCCCGGTGCTCGAGCGGGCCAGCGCCCGCGAGACCGCCGCCCGGGTGGCGGTCGGCGCGGTCGCCCGCGCCCTGCTGGCCGAGGTGGGCATGGACGTGCTCTCCCACGTGGTCCGGCTCGGCCCGGTCGAGGCCGACCCGGCCGCGCTGCCTGTCCCGGGCGACGCCGAGCGGGTCGACGCCAGCGAGGTGCGCTGCCTCGACCCGGCCGCCTCCGAGCAGATGACGGCCGCGGTCGACGCGGCCAAGGCGGCCGGCGACACCCTGGGCGGGGTCTTCGAGGTGGTGGCCTACGGGCTGCCGCCCGGGCTCGGCTCCTACGTGCACTGGGACCGCAAGCTCGACGCCCGGCTGGCCGCCGCGCTCATGAGCGTGCAGGCCATCAAGGGGGTCGAAGTGGGCGACGGCTTCGCGACCGCCGCCCGGCCCGGCTCCGCCGCCCACGACGAGATCGTCCCCGGTCCGTGGCGGCCGGCGCGCCGGACCGGGCGCAGCGGCGGGATCGAGGGCGGCATGTCGACCGGGGGGACGCTGCGCCTGCGCGCGGCCATGAAGCCGCTGTCGACCCTGGTCCGCGCGCTCGACACCGTCGACGTGGCCACCGGCGCGCCGGCCCGGGCGGTGGTGCAGCGCTCGGACGTGACCGCGGTGCCGGCCGCCGCGGTCGTCGGTGAGGCGGTGGTCGCCCTCGTGCTGGCCGACGCCCTGCTCGAGAAGACCGGTGGCGACTCCCTCGACGAGGTGCGCCGCAACCTCGACACCTACCTGGCTGGGCTGGCGCGGGGCGACGCCCCGGGCGGCGAGCATCGCTGA
- a CDS encoding fibronectin type III domain-containing protein, producing MSRIILGLRERGAERGMTVLEVVIAAFILLVAATAVFTAMYSGLRLQATSKQRATATYWADHLLELARNQRYDSIGLSDSTAAITAVTGSVPAGDVDNPDRRLRRDTATGCLEFNTGTAASPVWERLILSDSYTPPSAAATCATQTATSDFHLRHSGGSNDYVAAGSPAVTYPGWVFATWAPVAGKANLYYKRVTVVVRYPSPTGGISRLVQTSSLFSLGYVPAVAPPTTLAPTTTVAPSTTAATSPSTTLPPGCAPVAGDAQAPSGHIDLAGGNSYTNQLTVDINNSVVDLPHGAGGSGLATMAYSNLSATAGFQPSPPAGYGAVYSAWPITAGDGMKSVWGSITDCNGNQAVFVDTIRLDQTRPPAPVLSGSAGKKQLSLSWTATTDPGAADASGVASYRVYRSDKGPTSPLATVPAGTLGYHDTPLTSGVAYTYWVTAVDAAGNESQPESNHYTGSPT from the coding sequence TTGTCAAGGATCATCCTGGGCCTGCGCGAGCGTGGCGCCGAGCGCGGCATGACCGTCCTCGAGGTGGTGATCGCCGCCTTCATCCTGCTGGTCGCCGCCACCGCCGTCTTCACCGCCATGTACAGCGGGCTCCGGCTCCAGGCGACCTCCAAGCAGCGGGCCACGGCCACGTACTGGGCCGACCACCTGCTGGAGCTGGCGCGCAACCAGCGCTACGACTCCATCGGGCTGTCGGACTCCACCGCGGCGATCACCGCGGTGACCGGCAGCGTGCCGGCCGGCGACGTCGACAACCCCGACCGGCGCCTGCGGAGGGACACGGCGACCGGCTGCCTCGAGTTCAACACGGGGACCGCCGCGAGCCCGGTCTGGGAGCGGCTGATCCTGTCGGACTCCTACACGCCTCCCAGCGCCGCGGCCACCTGCGCGACCCAGACGGCGACGAGCGACTTCCACCTGCGCCACTCGGGCGGGAGCAACGACTACGTCGCGGCCGGCTCGCCCGCGGTCACCTACCCCGGCTGGGTGTTCGCGACCTGGGCGCCCGTGGCCGGCAAGGCGAACCTGTACTACAAGCGGGTCACGGTGGTGGTCCGCTACCCGTCGCCCACCGGCGGCATCTCACGGCTGGTGCAGACCTCGTCGCTGTTCAGCCTCGGCTACGTGCCCGCCGTGGCACCGCCGACCACCCTGGCGCCGACGACCACCGTCGCACCCAGCACGACGGCGGCGACGTCGCCGAGCACGACCCTGCCGCCCGGGTGTGCCCCCGTGGCCGGTGACGCGCAGGCCCCGAGCGGACACATCGACCTCGCCGGCGGCAACAGCTACACGAACCAGCTCACGGTCGACATCAACAACTCGGTCGTCGACCTGCCCCACGGGGCCGGGGGGTCGGGGCTCGCCACGATGGCGTACTCGAACCTGAGCGCCACCGCCGGGTTCCAGCCCTCCCCGCCGGCCGGGTACGGCGCGGTCTACAGCGCCTGGCCGATCACGGCCGGCGACGGGATGAAGAGCGTCTGGGGCAGCATCACCGACTGCAACGGCAACCAGGCCGTGTTCGTCGACACCATCAGGCTGGACCAGACACGCCCGCCAGCCCCGGTGCTGAGCGGCTCGGCCGGCAAGAAGCAGCTCAGCCTGAGCTGGACCGCAACCACCGACCCAGGCGCGGCCGACGCCTCCGGGGTCGCCTCCTACCGGGTCTACCGCTCCGACAAGGGCCCGACGAGCCCGCTCGCCACCGTCCCGGCGGGCACGCTCGGCTACCACGACACGCCGCTCACGAGCGGCGTCGCCTACACCTACTGGGTCACGGCGGTGGACGCGGCCGGGAACGAGAGCCAGCCGGAGTCCAACCACTACACCGGGAGCCCGACCTGA
- a CDS encoding prepilin-type N-terminal cleavage/methylation domain-containing protein, with product MSMLKAMQRRLQGQREAGFTLIELMVVVLIIAILIAIAIPTFLGARQRAQNRAAQSSLRNSLTAAKTVYTDGQDYNDATAAALQAVEPSLVFVAAGTASTGQNNVSVGSSPAAPAAGTTFAAAALSASGTCYFIRDAIAGGTVYGSTATCTGTNALTAAANGW from the coding sequence ATGTCCATGCTGAAGGCCATGCAGCGCAGGCTGCAGGGGCAGCGGGAAGCGGGTTTCACGCTGATTGAGCTGATGGTCGTGGTGCTGATCATCGCGATCCTCATCGCGATCGCGATCCCGACGTTCCTCGGCGCCCGCCAGCGAGCCCAGAACCGAGCCGCCCAGTCGAGCCTCCGCAACTCGTTGACGGCGGCCAAGACGGTCTACACCGACGGGCAGGACTACAACGACGCCACCGCCGCCGCCCTGCAGGCCGTGGAGCCGAGCCTTGTGTTCGTGGCGGCCGGCACCGCCTCCACCGGGCAGAACAACGTCTCGGTGGGCAGCTCGCCGGCGGCCCCGGCGGCGGGGACCACCTTCGCCGCGGCAGCCCTGTCCGCGAGCGGCACCTGCTACTTCATCAGGGACGCGATCGCCGGCGGCACGGTGTACGGCAGCACGGCGACCTGTACCGGCACGAACGCGCTCACGGCGGCCGCCAACGGCTGGTAG
- a CDS encoding pilus assembly PilX N-terminal domain-containing protein produces MARRQQAPTRLARGEDGYAMVVTVLIVMILTMLLTVVLAQGLHNNTATTRGYRRAQALGVAEAGVNWAIAALQADKATAVVTNQAVPVADGTGGNGTATVTVRAGTPDNPGKLGSYTVYSTGQPAQPGAPTRTVRVVLGAAPSFLYALYADSSLTLEQNACIVGPVFSKGDVYFNQNSTIAGTSKTRGSLISQNGVIKQFSGGNNAKCPSAVDGEPVDASRDIHGDVLAGGGTLSPCLEAPAGAVDSAAQGYNLNGATVGGRVCNTPPPYNMPAYTFDPLLYASIQYYGQPPGYGSPSLTAVTQFNTAFATGTLPVGAGGGLDRTYVVWEDLSLYTATNTTPPALKLDASTLPIAKDTVIYTNVPVDFGNTTTVSAAQSCSTASPPPSGTPACPTFQVISAYPGNPCTGGVGNCPSIYGGNKIQFRPEVAVLLYSQDGTVVLKNDCNAPGCDDSNNGAIYASSINGKNNLNVSYTPRIASALGFGKAALLQQSWEELAPCPPGQTPPC; encoded by the coding sequence ATGGCCCGGCGCCAGCAGGCACCCACGAGACTCGCCCGGGGCGAGGACGGCTACGCCATGGTGGTGACCGTGCTCATCGTCATGATCCTCACCATGCTGCTCACCGTCGTGCTCGCGCAGGGGCTGCACAACAACACCGCCACCACGCGTGGCTACCGGCGCGCCCAGGCCCTGGGAGTCGCAGAGGCAGGGGTCAACTGGGCGATTGCCGCGCTCCAGGCCGACAAGGCCACCGCCGTGGTCACCAACCAGGCCGTGCCGGTCGCCGACGGCACCGGCGGCAACGGCACCGCGACGGTCACGGTCCGTGCCGGCACGCCGGACAACCCGGGGAAGCTCGGCTCCTACACGGTGTACTCGACCGGGCAGCCGGCGCAGCCTGGCGCGCCGACCCGGACGGTGCGGGTGGTGCTCGGGGCGGCCCCGAGCTTCCTGTATGCCCTGTACGCGGACTCGAGCCTCACCCTCGAGCAGAACGCCTGCATCGTCGGCCCGGTGTTCTCAAAGGGCGACGTCTACTTCAACCAGAACAGCACCATCGCCGGCACGAGCAAGACGCGCGGCTCGCTCATCAGCCAGAACGGGGTCATCAAGCAGTTCAGCGGGGGCAACAACGCCAAGTGCCCGAGCGCCGTCGACGGCGAGCCGGTCGACGCCTCCCGCGACATCCACGGCGACGTCCTGGCCGGGGGCGGGACCCTGTCGCCCTGCCTGGAGGCTCCCGCCGGCGCGGTCGACAGCGCGGCCCAGGGCTACAACCTGAACGGCGCGACGGTGGGCGGCCGGGTCTGCAACACCCCGCCCCCGTACAACATGCCCGCCTACACCTTCGACCCGCTACTGTACGCCAGCATCCAGTACTACGGCCAGCCACCGGGCTACGGGTCGCCCTCCTTGACCGCCGTGACCCAGTTCAACACCGCCTTCGCCACCGGCACCCTGCCCGTCGGGGCAGGAGGGGGCCTGGACCGGACCTACGTGGTCTGGGAGGACCTGTCCCTCTACACCGCCACCAACACCACCCCGCCCGCGCTCAAGCTGGATGCCAGCACCTTGCCGATCGCCAAGGACACGGTGATCTACACCAACGTCCCGGTGGACTTCGGCAACACCACCACCGTGAGCGCCGCCCAGTCCTGCTCGACGGCCTCCCCGCCGCCGTCCGGGACCCCGGCCTGCCCGACGTTCCAGGTGATCAGCGCCTACCCGGGGAACCCGTGCACCGGTGGCGTTGGCAACTGCCCGTCGATCTACGGCGGCAACAAGATCCAGTTCCGGCCCGAGGTGGCGGTCCTGCTCTACAGCCAGGACGGCACCGTCGTGCTCAAGAACGACTGCAACGCGCCGGGCTGCGACGACAGCAACAACGGCGCCATCTACGCCAGCAGCATCAACGGCAAGAACAACTTGAACGTGAGCTACACGCCCCGCATCGCCAGCGCGCTCGGCTTCGGCAAGGCAGCGCTGCTGCAGCAGTCCTGGGAAGAGCTGGCGCCCTGTCCCCCCGGCCAGACCCCGCCCTGTTGA
- a CDS encoding prepilin peptidase — protein sequence MSPLAAAVLAGLLGLVFGSFANVVIHRVPRKESLVRPASGCPSCGSPIAPRDNIPLASWVLLRGRCRHCRAPISIRYPAVELAMAVLWALVAHRLWSDGLAWAVPAYLAVTFVCVVLTVIDASSKLLPNRITYPAFPVVAVLLLAASAALGDLGRMQRGLLAALAVAGLFFLLFLISPRGMGLGDVKFVPTLGLALGWLSWSAVAVGIFGAFLLGGVSGLVAMAVLRLGRKALMPFGPWLAAGAVLAVLAGGPIATWYARALLST from the coding sequence ATGAGCCCACTCGCCGCCGCCGTGCTCGCCGGCCTGCTCGGCCTGGTGTTCGGATCGTTCGCGAACGTCGTGATCCACCGGGTGCCCCGCAAGGAGTCGCTGGTGCGCCCGGCCTCGGGCTGCCCCTCGTGCGGCAGCCCGATCGCGCCGCGGGACAACATCCCGCTTGCGAGCTGGGTCCTGCTGCGCGGTCGCTGCCGCCACTGCCGGGCGCCCATCTCGATCCGCTACCCTGCGGTCGAGCTGGCCATGGCCGTGCTCTGGGCGCTGGTGGCCCACCGGCTCTGGTCCGACGGCCTTGCCTGGGCGGTGCCCGCCTACCTGGCCGTCACCTTCGTCTGCGTGGTGCTGACGGTGATCGACGCCTCGTCGAAGCTGCTGCCGAACCGGATCACCTACCCCGCGTTCCCCGTGGTCGCCGTGCTGCTGCTCGCGGCCAGCGCCGCCCTGGGCGACCTGGGCCGGATGCAGCGTGGCCTGCTCGCGGCGCTGGCCGTGGCCGGCCTGTTCTTCCTGCTGTTCCTCATCTCCCCCCGGGGGATGGGACTGGGCGACGTCAAGTTCGTGCCCACGCTCGGTCTGGCCCTCGGCTGGCTGTCCTGGTCGGCGGTTGCGGTCGGCATCTTCGGCGCCTTCCTCCTCGGCGGCGTGAGCGGCCTGGTGGCGATGGCCGTGCTCCGCCTGGGCCGGAAGGCCCTGATGCCCTTCGGGCCGTGGCTGGCCGCGGGGGCGGTGCTGGCCGTGCTGGCCGGCGGCCCGATCGCGACCTGGTACGCCCGGGCCCTGCTCAGCACCTGA
- a CDS encoding shikimate kinase: MRPVLPTIVLIGFMGAGKSTVGQLVARALGREFVDTDVVIQRNARMDVSEIFRREGEEGFRRREVVVIDRAISAPGRVVAVGGGAVLSADNRTALKQAGLLVYLRATPETLAARLVGTTDRPLLNNAADRVGRIRDLLVARGPIYETAGDAAIDTDRQTPEQTAAELLDWYRCRIDELAGR, translated from the coding sequence GTGCGACCGGTTCTGCCCACGATCGTCCTCATCGGGTTCATGGGGGCTGGCAAGTCGACGGTCGGGCAGCTCGTCGCGCGGGCGCTCGGGCGCGAGTTCGTCGACACCGACGTGGTGATCCAGCGCAACGCGCGCATGGACGTGAGCGAGATCTTCCGCCGGGAGGGTGAGGAGGGCTTCCGGCGCCGGGAGGTGGTCGTGATCGACCGCGCCATCTCGGCTCCCGGCCGGGTCGTCGCGGTCGGCGGCGGGGCGGTCCTCTCGGCCGACAACCGCACCGCGCTCAAGCAGGCCGGGCTCCTCGTCTACCTGCGGGCCACCCCCGAGACGCTCGCCGCCCGGCTGGTGGGGACGACCGACCGGCCGCTGCTCAACAACGCCGCCGACCGGGTCGGCAGGATCCGCGACCTGCTGGTCGCGCGCGGGCCGATCTACGAGACCGCGGGCGACGCGGCGATCGACACCGACCGGCAGACCCCCGAGCAGACCGCCGCCGAGCTGCTCGACTGGTACCGCTGCCGCATCGACGAGCTGGCCGGCCGATGA
- a CDS encoding sigma-70 family RNA polymerase sigma factor, translating into MRAVRDEVGAGVGAQDRFEAVFRARYGELYALCYRLLGDHGEGEDVVQETFLKLDGHPVLDRPDEEVAAWLRRVCLNATYNRLRGQRRATARLDRAGRLERVDDEAGDDGGPLLDVLRAEQQRAVRQALAALPERQRACLLLRHAGFSYAEIAATLDLAVGSVGVLLARGERAFRDAYLDRDDADPGAYDAMP; encoded by the coding sequence GTGAGAGCCGTGCGGGATGAGGTCGGGGCTGGCGTCGGCGCGCAGGACCGGTTCGAGGCGGTGTTCAGGGCTCGCTACGGCGAGCTGTACGCCCTCTGCTACCGGCTGCTCGGCGACCACGGCGAGGGGGAGGACGTCGTCCAGGAGACGTTCCTGAAGCTCGACGGGCATCCGGTGCTCGACCGGCCGGACGAGGAGGTCGCGGCGTGGCTGCGCCGCGTCTGCCTGAACGCCACCTACAACCGGCTGCGTGGCCAGCGCCGCGCGACGGCGCGGCTGGACCGCGCCGGCCGGCTGGAGCGGGTGGACGACGAGGCGGGCGACGATGGTGGCCCGCTGCTGGACGTGCTGCGCGCCGAGCAGCAGCGGGCCGTGCGCCAGGCCCTCGCCGCCCTGCCGGAGCGGCAGCGCGCCTGCCTGCTGCTGCGCCACGCCGGCTTCTCCTACGCAGAGATCGCCGCAACGCTCGACCTGGCCGTCGGCTCGGTCGGGGTCCTGCTCGCCCGCGGGGAGCGGGCCTTCCGTGACGCCTATCTGGACCGTGACGACGCCGATCCGGGAGCCTACGATGCCATGCCCTGA
- the pilM gene encoding type IV pilus assembly protein PilM: MGRNVVGLDIGTTAVRAAELSTRRGRTVLERFGEVALPVGAVVDGEVVAPDVVAVAIRQLWRRVRFGSRQVVMGVANQRVVVRLVDLPSMDAEELRGSLRFQVQEHIPIPVEDAELDFNVLGEHEGGTGQRLMRVLLVAAQKDMIAGHLRASAKAGLKPVSIDLIPFALVRSLAPEGSAPLAEAGEALIDVGSAVTNIVVHENGTPRFVRILLMGGGDITDALRKGLALDHEGAEHAKLAVAADTSRDKAVDRIVEQRVAEFVQEVQGSLDFYWAQAGAVPIRRVLLTGGGSRLPSLGERLRDVLRLPVEPGRTLEAVRLGRLRRQSGQLADIEPVTAVPVGLALGGVS, from the coding sequence TTGGGTCGGAACGTCGTTGGTCTGGACATCGGCACGACGGCCGTGCGTGCGGCCGAGCTGTCCACGCGCCGCGGGAGGACCGTGCTCGAACGCTTCGGGGAGGTGGCGCTCCCGGTCGGCGCGGTGGTCGACGGTGAGGTGGTCGCCCCGGACGTGGTCGCCGTCGCGATCAGGCAGCTGTGGCGTCGGGTGCGGTTCGGGTCCCGGCAGGTGGTCATGGGCGTCGCCAACCAGCGGGTCGTGGTCCGGCTGGTCGACCTGCCCTCGATGGACGCCGAGGAGCTGCGCGGCTCGCTGCGGTTCCAGGTCCAGGAGCACATCCCGATCCCGGTGGAGGACGCCGAGCTCGACTTCAACGTCCTCGGCGAGCACGAGGGCGGCACGGGCCAGCGGCTCATGCGGGTGCTCCTGGTCGCCGCCCAGAAGGACATGATCGCCGGCCATCTGCGGGCCAGTGCGAAGGCCGGGCTGAAGCCGGTGAGCATCGACCTGATCCCGTTCGCGCTGGTCCGGTCGCTCGCCCCCGAGGGATCGGCGCCCCTCGCCGAGGCCGGCGAGGCCCTGATCGACGTGGGGTCCGCGGTCACCAACATCGTCGTCCACGAGAACGGCACCCCGCGCTTCGTCCGCATCCTGCTGATGGGGGGCGGCGACATCACCGACGCACTGCGGAAGGGACTCGCCCTCGACCACGAGGGCGCCGAGCACGCCAAGCTCGCGGTCGCAGCCGACACCTCCCGGGACAAGGCGGTGGACCGCATCGTGGAGCAGCGGGTGGCCGAGTTCGTCCAGGAGGTCCAAGGGTCGCTCGACTTCTACTGGGCCCAGGCCGGCGCCGTGCCGATCCGCCGGGTGCTGCTGACCGGTGGCGGCTCGCGGCTGCCGTCCCTCGGCGAGCGCCTGCGGGACGTGCTGCGCCTGCCGGTCGAGCCCGGCCGGACCCTGGAGGCGGTACGCCTCGGGCGTCTCCGCCGCCAGTCGGGCCAGCTCGCCGACATCGAGCCGGTGACCGCCGTACCGGTCGGGCTGGCCCTCGGAGGGGTGTCCTAG